The following proteins are encoded in a genomic region of Clostridium kluyveri:
- a CDS encoding OPT family oligopeptide transporter, which yields MNKKLSKGAYGGISGKDYVPYISSGSKSGGNAAVLIIGILLAVLFAASTAYSGMKAGLTVAAGIPGSILGSVFIAIFAKRKGILGKNLLQGMSSGGESIASGMIFVLPAVLLIGSKVSFLEGLVVGVGGALFGIGIASLVYNYLIVEEHGKLMYPESMAISETLVASEGAEESIKYMGIGFGIGGVITVLTSSFLNVANNVISYVNESFYKWKFEVEVNPLLLGIGFIVGMEVALTMFAGSILSNFAVMPLIGYFTSLGQGGLSVWNNPHVAINAMQVKDIAGSYVKYIGAGMMLSGGLISAIRLIPTIGSSIKETLNAKSSKGTGSSSAETLILLGGIVIAFIGGFLVSGGNILMAVIACILSLLLSLLFVIVSGRLTGTIGTSNLPVSGMTIASIVIVTLLFVGMGWKNIGDNRTLLLFGTFIVTAIAAAGGYSQSQKVTFIVGGDKNEMQKYFAVASVVGVAVVTGVILLLSSQLAMTGDNVPFALPQANLMSTLTAGIMSNQLPWVMIIVGAVIGAVLFLVKLPVMTVAIGFYLPISTTSIILIGAFVRLFVEKISKTEKEKETKLSNGVSLSSGLVAGGSIIGLIGIILQVSGIVKGNGPSGFAATNGVAFVMLIVLVIASMIPILKSKVKNNE from the coding sequence GTGAATAAAAAATTATCTAAAGGCGCCTATGGAGGCATATCTGGCAAAGATTATGTTCCTTATATTTCCAGTGGTTCTAAATCTGGTGGAAATGCTGCTGTGTTAATAATCGGTATTCTTCTAGCTGTGCTATTTGCAGCATCTACTGCTTATTCAGGTATGAAGGCAGGGCTTACAGTTGCAGCTGGCATACCTGGCTCTATATTAGGTTCCGTATTTATAGCTATATTTGCTAAACGAAAAGGTATTCTTGGTAAAAACTTGCTTCAAGGTATGTCAAGTGGTGGAGAATCCATTGCCAGTGGTATGATATTTGTTTTACCAGCAGTTCTTTTAATAGGTTCAAAAGTTTCTTTCTTGGAAGGTCTTGTTGTTGGTGTAGGTGGAGCACTATTTGGTATAGGAATAGCTTCCCTTGTGTACAACTATTTAATAGTTGAGGAACATGGTAAATTAATGTATCCTGAGTCAATGGCTATATCTGAAACACTTGTTGCTTCAGAAGGTGCTGAAGAATCAATCAAGTATATGGGAATTGGATTTGGAATAGGTGGTGTTATAACTGTTTTAACTAGTTCATTTTTAAATGTGGCTAACAATGTTATAAGTTATGTAAACGAATCCTTCTACAAATGGAAATTTGAAGTTGAAGTTAATCCACTATTACTAGGTATAGGATTTATAGTTGGTATGGAAGTAGCATTGACTATGTTTGCTGGCTCTATATTATCTAATTTTGCTGTTATGCCTTTAATAGGCTACTTTACTTCTTTAGGACAAGGTGGTCTATCTGTATGGAATAATCCGCATGTTGCTATAAACGCCATGCAGGTTAAGGATATAGCAGGTAGTTATGTAAAATATATCGGAGCAGGTATGATGCTTTCTGGCGGCTTGATAAGTGCTATAAGACTTATACCAACTATAGGGTCTTCCATAAAGGAAACTCTTAATGCCAAGTCTTCAAAGGGTACTGGTAGTTCATCTGCTGAAACCCTAATATTACTCGGTGGTATAGTAATAGCTTTTATAGGCGGCTTTCTGGTATCTGGTGGTAACATATTGATGGCAGTAATTGCTTGTATTTTATCACTATTGTTATCCTTGCTATTTGTTATAGTATCCGGTCGTTTAACTGGTACTATAGGAACTTCAAACCTTCCTGTATCTGGTATGACTATAGCTTCTATAGTTATTGTCACATTATTATTTGTAGGAATGGGATGGAAAAACATTGGAGATAACAGAACTCTGCTATTATTTGGCACATTTATAGTTACTGCCATAGCTGCAGCTGGTGGTTACAGTCAATCACAAAAAGTTACTTTTATAGTTGGCGGTGACAAGAATGAAATGCAGAAATATTTTGCCGTAGCTAGTGTAGTTGGTGTTGCAGTAGTTACTGGTGTCATATTATTACTTTCAAGTCAACTTGCAATGACTGGTGATAACGTACCGTTTGCATTACCTCAGGCTAATTTGATGTCAACATTGACTGCAGGTATAATGTCAAATCAATTACCATGGGTCATGATAATTGTTGGAGCTGTTATCGGAGCTGTTTTATTCTTGGTAAAACTTCCTGTAATGACAGTTGCTATAGGATTCTATCTACCTATATCTACCACTTCTATAATATTGATAGGTGCATTCGTACGTTTGTTTGTAGAAAAAATTTCTAAAACTGAGAAAGAGAAGGAAACTAAACTTTCTAATGGTGTAAGTTTATCCTCTGGACTTGTTGCCGGTGGATCTATAATAGGACTTATTGGTATAATACTTCAAGTATCAGGTATTGTAAAAGGAAATGGTCCAAGCGGATTTGCAGCTACTAATGGAGTGGCATTTGTAATGTTGATAGTTCTTGTAATAGCGTCCATGATACCTATACTGAAAAGTAAAGTGAAAAATAATGAATAA